A single region of the Malaclemys terrapin pileata isolate rMalTer1 chromosome 4, rMalTer1.hap1, whole genome shotgun sequence genome encodes:
- the LOC128836875 gene encoding zinc finger protein OZF-like, which produces MSVTFEDVAMYFSPAEWALLGKEQRQLYRHVMWENYQTLVSLGIQTPKPVVISSIERGEELCVQGPTEDEDGDILRGTRPDFPDVEETWDWPAIESSLGFFLTQSSTPGAGVRNLNGAEGQTPEEEPGNLEPLRPFPRTSGKNHSKKSEQGRHQKRQCKPQRQRKNLTRKEPTTPKSHQRRSRSHLKPPAEGQSEPRKTLYTCRVCRETFKVQRDLISHHWTVHRRHKLYHCSECGESFRRKKAFKAHGKIHRKERAHPCSECGKIFNRASHLIAHERIHTGERPYCCAECGKRFFQISALTMHKRIHSGERPYACAECGKCFMYSSTLNRHQRIHSEKRPHCCNQCGKGFKLTSSLTRHLRIHSGERPFLCHECGKRFNLQEHLIRHQTIHTGERPHRCTECGKSFSLLQSLRRHQRIHSGGIPHHCAECGKTFSCLENLTRHQRVHTGEKLHRCTDCGKGFVRLHHLTSHQRIHTGERPHCCTECGKRFTQLSGLTTHLRIHTGERPYPCTQCEKRFAHSLSLAKHQRTHGAGTPDP; this is translated from the exons ATGTCGGTGACGTTTGAGGATGTGGCCATGTATTTCTCCCCAGCGGAGTGGGCGCTGCTGGGCAAGGAGCAAAGGCAACTTTACAGACACGTCATGTGGGAAAATTACCAGACTCTGGTCTCGTTAG GAATCCAAACCCCCAAGCCAGTGGTGATCTCCAGCATAGAGCGAGGGGAAGAGCTGTGTGTCCAGGGTCCCACAGAAGATGAAGATGGGGACATCCTGAGAGGCACCCGCCCAG ATTTTCCAGATGTAGAAGAGACCTGGGACTGGCCAGCAATTGAAAGCTCCTTGGGCTTCTTCCTCACACAAAGCTCTACCCCTGGAGCAG GGGTGAGGAACTTGAACGGAGCTGAGGGGCAGACTCCTGAGGAAGAGCCTGGTAACCTGGAGCCACTCAGGCCTTTCCCAAGGACATCAGGGAAGAACCATTCCAAGAAATCTGAGCAGGGAAGGCACCAGAAGAGACAGTGCAAGCCACAAAGGCAGAGGAAGAACCTGACCAGGAAGGAGCCAACAACCCCAAAAAGCCATCAGAGGAGATCCAGGTCACATCTAAAGCCTCCTGCAGAGGGACAATCTGAGCCCAGAAAGACCCTATATACCTGCCGTGTGTGCAGGGAAACATTCAAGGTGCAGAGAGACTTGATAAGCCACCACTGGACGGTTCATAGGAGACATAAATTGTATCACTGTAGCGAATGTGGGGAGAGCTTCAGGAGAAAGAAGGCATTCAAAGCCCATGGGAAAATCCACAGAAAGGAGAGAGCCCATCCCtgttctgagtgtgggaaaatATTCAACCGGGCATCCCATCTCATTGCCCACgagagaatccacactggagagagaccataTTGCTGTGCTGAGTGTGGAAAAAGATTCTTCCAAATATCAGCTCTGACCATGCACAAGAGAATCCactcaggagagagaccctatgccTGCGCTGAGTGCGGGAAGTGCTTTATGTATTCGTCCACCCTTAACAGACACCAGAGAATCCACTCAGAAAAGCGGCCCCATTGCTGTAACCAGTGTGGGAAAGGCTTCAAACTTACATCAAGTCTTACTAGACACCTGAGAATCCACAGTGGAGAGAGACCCTTCCTGTGCCACGAGTGTGGGAAAAGATTCAACCTGCAAGAACATCTCATTAGACACCAGACAATACACACGGGGGAGCGACCCCATCGCTGcactgagtgcgggaaaagtttcagtctccttcaaagTCTCCGGagacaccagagaatccacagtGGGGGGATCCCTCATCACTGCGCTGAGTGCGGGAAAACATTCAGTTGTCTAGAAAATCTCACTAGACACCAGAGAGTCCACACGGGGGAGAAACTCCATCGCTGCACTGACTGTGGGAAAGGCTTTGTCCGTCTACATCATCTCACTAGCCACCAGAGGATCCACACTGGGGAGAGACCTCATTGCTGCACTGAGTGCGGGAAAAGATTCACCCAGTTGTCAGGCCTCACCACCCACctgagaatccacacgggagagcgaCCCTATCCCTGCACTCAGTGTGAGAAGCGCTTTGCTCACTCGTTGTCTCTTGCGAAACACCAGAGAACCCATGGGGCGGGGACTCCTGACCCTTGA
- the LOC128836872 gene encoding gastrula zinc finger protein XlCGF26.1-like: protein MSVTFEDVAMYFSPAEWVLLGEEQRQLYRHVMWENYQTLVSLAGIQTPKPVVISSIERGEELCAQGPTEDGDILRGTRPGFPDAEETWDWPAIESSLGFFLTQSSSPGAAGARSLSRAMGQTPEEGSGNLEPLRPFPGTSGENHSQKTEWGRHHKRQCKPQKQRKNLTRKEPATPRSHQRRSRSHLKPPVKGQSKPRKSLYTCRVCREEFKVQRDLISHHWTVHRRQKLYQCSECGESFRRKKAFKAHGKTHRKERAHPCSECGKIFNQLSLLTAHRRIHTGERPYCCAECGKRFFQITALTIHKRIHSGERPYACAECGKRFMDSSTFRNHQRIHSEKRPHRCSQCGKGFKLTSSLTRHQKIHSGEKPFLCHECGKQFCLREHLIRHQRIHTGEQPHCCGECGKKFSLLQSLRRHQGIHRTGGPHRCAECGRIFGHPESLTLHQRIHTGERLHHCGECGKKFVRLVQLRVHQRIHTGERPYYCTECGKRFTQSSGLINHQRIHSGERPYPCTQCGKVFAHSSSLTKHQKIHLEKKPYSCARCGKRFARSSSLTKHRSTHSGERPYSCAQCGKRFARSSSLTKHRSTHIG from the exons ATGTCGGTGACGTTTGAGGATGTGGCCATGTATTTCTCCCCAGCGGAGTGGGTGCTGCTGGGCGAGGAGCAAAGGCAACTTTACAGACACGTCATGTGGGAAAATTACCAGACTCTGGTCTCACTAG CAGGAATCCAGACCCCCAAACCAGTGGTGATCTCCAGCATAGAGCGAGGGGAAGAGCTGTGTGCCCAGGGTCCCACAGAAGATGGAGACATCCTGAGAGGCACCCGCCCAG GGTTTCCAGATGCAGAGGAGACCTGGGACTGGCCAGCAATTGAAAGCTCCTTGGGCTTCTTCCTCACACAAAGCTCTTCCCCTGGAGCAG CAGGTGCCAGGTCCCTGAGCAGAGCTATGGGGCAGACACCTGAGGAAGGGTCTGGCAACCTGGAGCCACTCAGGCCTTTCCCAGGGACATCAGGGGAGAACCACTCCCAGAAAACTGAGTGGGGAAGACACCACAAGAGGCAGTGCAAGCCACAAAAGCAGAGGAAGAATCTGACCAGGAAGGAGCCAGCAACCCCAAGAAGTCATCAGAGGAGATCCAGGTCACATCTAAAGCCACCTGTAAAGGGACAATCTAAGCCCAGAAAGAGCCTATATACCTGCCGTGTGTGCAGGGAAGAATTCAAGGTGCAGAGAGACCTGATAAGCCACCACTGGACAGTTCATAGAAGACAGAAACTATATCAATGTAGCGAATGTGGGGAGAGCTTCAGGAGAAAGAAAGCATTCAAAGCACATGGGAAAACCCACAGAAAGGAGAGAGCCCATCCCTGTTCTGAGTGTGGGAAGATATTCAACCAGTTATCACTGCTCACTGCCCACCGGAGAATACatacgggagagagaccctattgCTGTGCTGAGTGCGGAAAAAGATTCTTCCAAATAACCGCTCTTACCATCCACAAAAGAATCCactcaggagagagaccctatgccTGCGCTGAGTGTGGAAAGAGATTTATGGATTCATCAACATTTCGTAATCACCAGAGAATCCACTCAGAAAAGAGACCCCATCGCTGTAGCCAATGTGGGAAAGGCTTCAAACTTACATCAAGTCTTACTAGACACCAGAAAATCCACAGCGGAGAGAAACCCTTCCTGTGTCATGAGTGTGGGAAACAATTCTGCCTACGAGAACATCTCATtagacatcagaggatccacactggGGAGCAACCCCATTGCTGtggtgagtgtgggaaaaaattCAGTCTCCTTCAAAGTCTCAGGAGACACCAAGGAATCCATCGTACTGGGGGACCGCATCGATGCGCTGAGTGTGGGAGAATATTCGGTCATCCAGAAAGTCTCACTCTGCACCAGAGGATCCACACTGGGGAAAGACTCCATCACTGTGGTGAATGCGGGAAAAAGTTTGTCCGTCTAGTACAACTCAGAGTCCACCAAAGAATCCATACTGGGGAGAGACCCTATTACTgtactgagtgtgggaaaagattCACCCAATCGTCAGGCCTTATCAATCACCAGAGAATCCATTCAGGAGAGCGACCCTATCCCTGCACTCAGTGCGGGAAGGTCTTTGCTCACTCATCGTCTCTTACCAAACATCAGAAAATCCATTTGGAAAAGAAGCCATACTCCTGCGCTCGGTGTGGGAAGCGCTTTGCTCGCTCATCATCTCTCACTAAACACCGGAGCACCCACTCAGGAGAGCGACCATATTCCTGCGCTCAGTGTGGGAAGCGCTTTGCTCGCTCATCATCTCTCACTAAACACCGGAGCACCCACATAGGATAG
- the LOC128836874 gene encoding gastrula zinc finger protein XlCGF57.1-like: MSVTFEDVAMYFSPAEWALLGEEQRQLYRHVMWENYQALVSLGIQISKPVVISSIERGEELCAQGPTEDEDILRGFPDAEETWDWPAIESSLGFFLTQSSSPGAVGARNLIRAEGHTAEEGYGNLEPFRPFPGTSGKNHSKKSERGRHHKTPQRQRKNLTRKEPETSRGHQRRSRPYLRPPAEGKAEPRKSLYTCRVCREEFKVQRDLISHHWMVHRRQELYHCSECGESFRRKKEFRAHGKAHRKKRDHPCIECGKIFHQLSHLIAHQRIHTGERPYHCAECGKRFVDISALNSHKRVHSGERSFACAECGKRFMDSSTFRNHQAVHSEKRPHRCNQCGKGFKVISSLTRHLKIHSEERPFLCHECGKKFCLREHLIRHQRIHTGEQPHCCAECGKKFSLLQSLRRHWEIHSTERLHRCAECGKIFRHPENLSRHQRVHTGKLHRCTDCGKGFVYIHHLKSHQRIHTGEKPYCCTECGKSFTQLSGLINHQRIHSGERPYPCTQCGKCFAHSSSLTEHLKIHSGERPYSCIQCGKHFARSSSLTQHQRTHPGERPYSCAQCGKRFARSSYLTKHQNTHSE, translated from the exons ATGTCGGTGACGTTTGAGGATGTGGCCATGTATTTCTCCCCAGCGGAGTGGGCGCTGCTGGGCGAGGAGCAAAGGCAACTTTACAGACATGTCATGTGGGAAAATTACCAGGCTCTGGTCTCGTTAG GAATCCAAATCTCCAAGCCAGTGGTGATCTCCAGCATAGAGCGAGGGGAAGAGCTGTGTGCCCAGGGTCCCACAGAAGATGAGGACATCCTGAGAG GGTTTCCAGATGCAGAAGAGACCTGGGACTGGCCAGCAATTGAAAGCTCCTTGGGCTTCTTCCTCACACAAAGCTCTTCCCCTGGAGCAG TAGGGGCGAGGAACCTGATCAGGGCTGAGGGGCATACAGCTGAGGAAGGGTATGGCAACCTGGAGCCATTCAGGCCTTTCCCAGGGACATCAGGGAAGAACCATTCCAAGAAATCTGAACGGGGAAGACACCACAAGACGCCACAAAGGCAGAGGAAAAATCTGACCAGGAAGGAGCCAGAAACCTCAAGAGGCCATCAGAGGAGATCCAGACCATATCTAAGGCCTCCTGCAGAGGGAAAAGCTGAGCCCAGAAAGAGCCTATATACCTGCCGTGTGTGCAGAGAAGAATTCAAGGTGCAGAGAGACCTGATAAGCCACCACTGGATGGTTCATAGGAGACAGGAACTGTATCACTGTAGCGAGTGTGGGGAGAGCTTTAGGAGAAAGAAGGAGTTCAGAGCACATGGGAAAGCTCACAGAAAGAAGAGAGACCATCCCTGTATTGAATGTGGGAAGATATTCCACCAGTTATCACATCTCATTGCCCACCAGAGAATACatacgggagagagaccctatcaCTGTGCTGAGTGCGGAAAAAGATTCGTCGATATATCAGCTCTTAACAGCCACAAGAGAGTCCACTCAGGAGAGAGATCCTTTGCCTGCGCTGAGTGTGGAAAGAGATTTATGGATTCATCAACATTTCGTAATCATCAGGCAGTCCACTCAGAAAAGAGACCCCATCGCTGTAACCAATGTGGGAAAGGCTTCAAAGTTATATCAAGTCTTACTAGACACCTGAAAATCCACAGCGAAGAGAGACCCTTCTTGTGCCACGAGTGTGGGAAAAAATTTTGCCTACGAGAACATCTCATtagacatcagaggatccacactggggagcagccccattgctgtgctgagtgtgggaaaaaattCAGTCTCCTTCAAAGTCTCAGGAGACACTGGGAAATCCATAGCACGGAGAGACTCCATCGCTGTGCTGAGTGTGGGAAAATATTCCGTCATCCAGAAAATCTCTCTAGACACCAGAGAGTCCACACTGGGAAACTCCATCGCTGCACTGACTGTGGAAAAGGTTTTGTCTATATACATCATCTCAAGAgccaccagagaatccacactggagagaaacccTATTGCTGcactgagtgcgggaaaagtttCACCCAATTGTCAGGCCTTATCAACCACCAGAGAATCCATTCAGGAGAGCGACCCTATCCCTGCACACAGTGTGGGAAGTGCTTTGCTCACTCATCATCTCTCACTGAACATCTGAAAATCCATTCAGGAGAGCGACCATATTCCTGCATTCAGTGTGGGAAGCACTTTGCTCGCTCATCATCTCTTACTCAGCATCAGAGAACCCACCCAGGAGAGCGACCATATTCCTGCGCTCAGTGTGGGAAGCGCTTTGCTCGCTCATCATATCTTACTAAACACCAGAACACCCACTCAGAATAG